The Elaeis guineensis isolate ETL-2024a chromosome 11, EG11, whole genome shotgun sequence genomic interval cttccgcatcaattttCGGTATGTCcgttggaacccaagcgaaaacatccgtattcttttgtagaaaattgatgagctgtgttcgtacctcttctcccaggttggagccgatctttaccacgtgctcttcattcccatcgttcaaaaaaATTGGGACAAGTTCTtcgattggctcaccccgttcttcagcaagatcgTCACGGGTGTttaatccatcaaccagacaggggtcagactgaccatttctttgtaaggttatgttatagcagtgtcttgccaggacttgatctcctctgacctctccgacccttgGCTTGtaagaaatttcaacttcaaatggtaggtcgataccacagctcggagggcgttgaggccagatcgaccgagtattgcgttgtaggtagATGGCGTCCTTACTACCaggaaatccacttgcgctctagattatttcgggtaccgacctgcaactatggtcaaagttattactccttccactgcacagcatcgccagtgaaccctaccaatggggagttatcggccctaatcgatcatccggaatggatatttttgagaatgcatcgtaacataaaatatcgatcgagcttccattatcaacaaaatgcggcgtacatcatagtcagcaatatttaaaaaaactacaaccacatcattatgggagaattgaatctcctagatatcttcttcagtaaaggttatagattcttcagttctcTGCCGCTTGGGGGGTCCGATCGATCCACTGACTGCTCTCCGCCAGGGTcctcagagatggtgttgatgatcctgattggaggtcgatcttcagactgttcttccctccttggcggctctagtGGTgatagggccctcgaccgatcttctctaccttcaggccgacgtcggatgaatctgttgagccgacctcatctgatgagctcctcgatctcatctcggaactgaatacattcctccgtatcgtggccatggtcacgataatagagacagaacttgttagggttgcacttttcggggtgtgtgcacatcctttctgACTTTGGCAGCTGcttcctgatctccatcagcacttgaatttttagagcattgagaggggcgtagctgtggaatcttcttgaggagagctctgtcgaactctgcggtctggacttttctgcctacgagctcgggggggagttcggacatgcttgtgtccggggaGAGTTCAGGAATGCGattgagcttcactcggccctttttcagctgcgggcttgttgGGGTCACCCACCTGTCGCTCTTTTgaggcctcctcgtccttcagcttgaagcttcctctgctcggcatatccttcagtccgagccagcaaattagcgaagttctgggatacttcttttttagggaaaacaaaagatcattctttggaagaccgctcttcagggcggccattgcaaccgattgatccgagtttcggacctccaatgcggcggcattaaaacggttgacataagttcagatagattctccctccttttacttgatgttgacgagggactccgaacctctctgggaaCGTTGGCTACTaacgaaatgagccgcaaactggtggctcatttgatcaaagaagaagatagtacccggcttcaatgtcgagtaccaatttcttgctgctcccttcaaggtagatgggaaagcttgatacaggatggcgtctgacgcgccatggagcagcatcgttGTCCGAaagacctccaggtggtcaatcgaaTCCAAGGTcctgtcgtagctctcaaattgggggagcttgaagttcgacgggatcggttcctgcataatcttttgaaaaaaaggagggtcagtatagatatcctcaccgtaagcaggaagAGCATGGcgaagctcttcgatccgccggtccATCTCTTGAAACtttgatctagaagatcttctcgatcgtgaatctcgagggtcttctggcagaatggaggtagggaccctccgggggcggaatcgtgatcagacaaaGGGCTCTCCGCCCcctgcttcccctttccggggatacaggacgactggcccaagtgggctatccgatcgtcggctttcaaaactccgacgatgctctttccagccgcacaaatgcctgcagctgctgttgctgctgctgcatggcctgcaccgcttcggtgaggcccttgatctgctgaaccagcaggtcgaactgctccatgccgactgtcgttgcggagggggaggagcctgaaaaactggggtCGGAGCCGGGGGTCTTGCGAGATCTGACtgtggaggccgtagatcgtctggtggatacctttcggggaggcatcaagtcgggatctggtcggagaagaagaagaaggttcaaagaagatgaccggagacagttcCGTTGAgtgcttctttaagaacaaggatcctgcgaaggcacagacccttcctctagtgccaattctattTTTGCAGAATtcaccgatgccggagaagctggagtcgaggggatcacgaccgctgccggaacctgcaaggaaagtctaaaccagagttgggagtgctctgacaagaccctccgacgctcaagtcagtactctgcttcaacagaaatggagcactcgaatgggattttagtagagtttgaGAAAGCTTGAGAAAACTTTCAAAAACTTATCGAAACTGTTGCCTTAtcctattttatagtagaatgcggtatgatcCCGCCATTAATGATGCAGACAACTGGGGGTTGTCAAATCACTGGGGGCTATCAAATCgacgtgggttgtcaggtcatcagaattgacctatgtccttagcaggacaatgccccagggcggccgcacagcatgtccttgacggGACAACAGCCCATAATGAttgtacggcgtttggacggactgactgactatatgtcggtattcgactgccaGAACATCGGGTGATGACTCAAAAATATCATCGACTGATCTGGTGCCTtatggaagtcggacgtcggttgtCACCCTcgatagtgagtcggtgatatgggttcggtcgTTCAGTCGGTTGGAAATAGTATCGGTTTGTTTGGCCGGCATACCTtaggtcggatattgtcggcagtcattatcggagtcgtctgtctgtcCGATGGGTAGAGTCGGACGTTGGTCGGATCGGTCTGAGGATAAGTCGGCAtacgggggtcagtcggtatatcgcAACAAGGACCATGCAATGGCTTCTTTCCTGTCTTGTGGTCCATGACCACCACCACATGGGCCGATCACAGGGAGGTCATAATAGTGGAGACCCTAGAAGATTCAAACTCCTTCCTTGGCATCCAGCACTACTCAATTGTAACTGAGATAGAGcctgtccattgtagaagttcggatggagaccgattgccgtggaagcccggatggagaccgcttatcgtagaagctcggatggagaccggttgccatGAAAATTTGGACGGAATTCGTTTATTgttgaagctcggatgaaattcgaaaggcgatcgaccattgtagaaacttgaatggagtctggttactgtagaagtcctgctgctggagaagtccggacattgacgaagtccggaagaagctcggagtaaagttgatcgtgacaggaggaagtctgaaaaagattcggagagtagtcgatcactgtagaaaatcgactgacagtgaagtccagagagcatttggagcagtccgatagacgactgaaggagctcattattggagaagttcggagggtacgataggagctcgtccgttggaggagtccggaggaTACCGTAGAAGGTCGACTACtgaaggagtccggatggtattgtggaagctcgtccgttggaggagtctggaggacaccgtggaagctcatccgttggaggagtctggaggacaccatggaaggtcgactgctggaggagtccggatggtattatggaagctcgaacggtcggaGAAATTCAGAAAGATACTGCATAAGATTGAAAACCAGAAGCGTCATTAAAAAATTGATCTCTTACGAGCTTCGATTAggattattttatatccaacaaatATTTTGATCTATAAATTTTTATCCATCACAACTTATAGCTGCTTGACCATCTCAACGCAGGGATAATcgtagaatttttttaatttcaaatactgatctgatattttttataatttaaaatattgatgtgatatttttttattagctttGTTTACGGCATACGGTGATCAACTAAATCTATCCGAGAACTCCTTCGATCACGCGTCATCTACCCCGCATATGCTCCGCGAGTTGGGCTAGGCCACTTGGACCGGGTCCctgcaataatttctcctcccGCTTGCTGCCCTGTGATCCTCTGACACATTTTCCAGCACCGGATCAACAACCATTCCCGTCTTCGGagcgatgagagagagagagagcgagcgagCGCGGGGGCGGGTAACAACGCCGGAGCTCCACGGCTCCCTCTTTTGGGATCACAAACGACAAACCGCTTCAAATTATTTCTCCTTACTACCCTGACCCAACGGTGGAAGAACCAGAAAGAAAACAGGGGCACTACCCCATGGACTCCTCCTCCGCCTTTCCCTTCTCCTCCCCTCCTCCCATCGAAAGCCCCCTATCGCACTCCAAGCCCCAAACCCCGTCCTCCGCCCCGCGGCATTCCGTCCTCCTCGAGACCCCCCCTCGCGCCCTCTCCGTGTCATCCTCGTATCGCACGATCTACAGCGACCGCTTCATCCCCAGCCGCACCGGTTCCAACTTCGCCCTCTTCGACCTCTCCTCCCCGCCGCCGCCCAATCCTGGCCCCCCTTCCTCCGGCGGCGGCAGCCGTGAGGACGGATCCGGCGCCTACTCCGCCCTCCTTAGGACTGTGCTCTTCGGGCCGGATCATTGCGTCGCGCCCCCGGCCACTCCCGACCACTCTTCGCCCCGGGAAGGGCGGAGCTCCTCGTCGTCATCTTCGCCGTCTTCGTCTTCCTCGACGTTTTCGACCCCTAGCAGGAATATTTTTCGGTTCAAGGCGGAGGTGCCCCGGTACTCGCTTTCGGATGGGTTTGAGGATGCCCTTCCTGGGGTCGTGCCAAGCCCGCCCAAGACGCTGAGGAAGGTCCCGAGATCTCCGTACAAGTGAAtcccccctccccctcctcctgTGGCGGATTGTTACTAATTTTCCTTTTCGTTCAGAAAGAATGAATTTTTATGGCCTGTTGTGTTGGTTGTTGGGTTTAGGTACTGGATGCACCGGCACTACAGGATGATTTCTACCTAAATCTCGTGGATTGGTCTTCGCAGAATGTTCTGGCTGTGGGTTTGGGCAATTGCGTCTATCTTTGGAATGCCTGCAGCAGCAAGGTGAGATTTTGTCGAAGGTTTGGTCTGAGAtcagcaatttttttttcttttttttttttcaaaaaactatTGATAGTCTGCAATTCTTAATTCTTAATAGCTTTCTGCAATATGGTTCTGATGGCAGGTTACCCAACTCTGTGACTTGGGCGTAGATGACAGCGTCTGCTCTGTGGGCTGGGCACAACGAGGCACCCACTTGGCTGTTGGGACAAAACAAGGGAAAGTGCATGTGAGTTCTCTACTTTAATTTATGGCGTGATGTGAGAAGAAATCTTGTGAATGAATGTGAGCTTGCAAATTACATTACAGCAGTTATGTAGCATGATTCTGATAGATTTGCCAATGATGTCTTATTAATTTGAACAAAAATCAGTTCTCTGCTCTATTTTATGGTGTGATGTGAGAAGAAATCTTGTGAATGAATGTGAGCTTGCAAATTACAGTACGGCAGTTACATAGCATGATCTGATAGATTTGCCAATGATGTCTTATTAATTTGCACAATATGTGTTTCAGAGAGGTAATAAAGTTGCCTTCTCATTGCAATATATACGTGCTTCCCTTCTTCATTGCTAGATAAATTATTAATTGTTATCTTTTTGTGTGTATCTCGGAatggagctctctctctctctctctctcttctctcttctctctctctctctctctctctcggttgTATCAATGCTAAAAAAGGTATCTTGCTTGACTAGAGTCAAGTAATGATTGGCTATGCTGTATGACCCTGCTTATAAGAGCTCTCAAATATGTGCTTATATTTAAATGAACTTTAATACCATCTGCTACATTATGTCCTCAATATCAGAGTTTTACGTGACGTACAAATTCATCTACCAATCCTTTTTGGCCTATGAATTCCTGGTGTCACAGGTCAGTTAAGGTGGATATGTCAGATGTCTCTGAAATTTATATAATGACTTTGCGCTCTATGTGGTGTAGATATGGGATGCA includes:
- the LOC105054226 gene encoding B-type cell cycle switch protein ccs52A isoform X2; protein product: MDSSSAFPFSSPPPIESPLSHSKPQTPSSAPRHSVLLETPPRALSVSSSYRTIYSDRFIPSRTGSNFALFDLSSPPPPNPGPPSSGGGSREDGSGAYSALLRTVLFGPDHCVAPPATPDHSSPREGRSSSSSSSPSSSSSTFSTPSRNIFRFKAEVPRYSLSDGFEDALPGVVPSPPKTLRKVPRSPYKVLDAPALQDDFYLNLVDWSSQNVLAVGLGNCVYLWNACSSKVTQLCDLGVDDSVCSVGWAQRGTHLAVGTKQGKVHIWDASRCQRIRTTEGHRLRVGALAWSSSLLSSGSRDKMILQHDMRAQEDFVSKLTGHKSEVCGLKWSYDNRELASGGNDNRLFVWNQHSTQPVLRCSEHVAAVKAIAWSPHLYGLLASGGGTADQCIRFWNTTTNSYLSCMDTGSQVCNLVWSKNVNELVSTHGYSQNQIIVWRYPTMSKLATLTGHTSRVLYLAISPDGQTIVTGAGDETLRFWNVFPSLKFQEGKMQFHP
- the LOC105054226 gene encoding B-type cell cycle switch protein ccs52A isoform X1 — protein: MDSSSAFPFSSPPPIESPLSHSKPQTPSSAPRHSVLLETPPRALSVSSSYRTIYSDRFIPSRTGSNFALFDLSSPPPPNPGPPSSGGGSREDGSGAYSALLRTVLFGPDHCVAPPATPDHSSPREGRSSSSSSSPSSSSSTFSTPSRNIFRFKAEVPRYSLSDGFEDALPGVVPSPPKTLRKVPRSPYKVLDAPALQDDFYLNLVDWSSQNVLAVGLGNCVYLWNACSSKVTQLCDLGVDDSVCSVGWAQRGTHLAVGTKQGKVHIWDASRCQRIRTTEGHRLRVGALAWSSSLLSSGSRDKMILQHDMRAQEDFVSKLTGHKSEVCGLKWSYDNRELASGGNDNRLFVWNQHSTQPVLRCSEHVAAVKAIAWSPHLYGLLASGGGTADQCIRFWNTTTNSYLSCMDTGSQVCNLVWSKNVNELVSTHGYSQNQIIVWRYPTMSKLATLTGHTSRVLYLAISPDGQTIVTGAGDETLRFWNVFPSLKFQHADSDIGARSLGRTHIR